The genomic segment AAGATACTCAAACAAGGAAAATGATTTTGTACAATAAAAATACCCTATGGCTAAATATTTGGAGGAAGATTGAGATTTGATATTTTTGATTAATTTAGAATTAAACTTTGTAAACAATTGCATTTTTAAAATAAGTATATGGCACAGTATATTAACGTAGTTCCGGAAGTACTTAAATCAATAAGACTATCTATTGGAATGGATCTCGCCAAGATTTCAAAAAAGACTAAAATTCCACTTGATGATTTAAAAAGCTTTGAGTCAACGACAGGGAAAAAACCTTCACTTAGTGAGCTAAGTTTACTTGCAAAAGCTTATAACAAACCATTAGCTGCATTACTCCTTTATAAACCAATCAAAAAGCCATTACAAAAAGATAGAAAGAACTGTTAACTCAGAACAGGTTGGGATCTTTGACTTGAAAACTAAAGGTTGTTAAACGTACAAGAGCACTCTCACAGACTCTTTACTTCAACTAAAAGAGAACTGGGAATGAAAATTGTAAGGTTTTCGGATGATGCAGGCCTAAATGATGATCCTGTAAAAGCAGCAAATCATTTCAGAAAAAAATGGGAACTGGATGAAATAAAGGAATTACCCAATAATGATGCTGCTTTAGAAGGATTAATAGAAAAAGTTGAAGATCTCAGTATTGCTGTTTTCCAATTACCACTTACAAAAGATAACCTAAGAGGATTCTCAATTATTGATGAAGAGATTCCAATAATTGTAATTAAAAGAGGTGGAGACCCAGCTACAGCAAAAATCTTCACACTATTTCACGAAGTTGGACACCTCCTATTAAATGAGGCTGGTATTTGTGATGTAGGTTTCGGTAATCAACAAAAAATTGAGAAGTGGTGTAATGCTTTTGCATCCGAAATCCTCGTTCCCAAAAAATGAATTATTACGAAATGTTATTGTTAAAAAATATATAAGTGTTGGTAATAAAGAATGGTTAAGTAAAGATTTAGTTGAAATTGAGGGAAGAAGAGTTTTATGTAAAAACTGTACTATGAAGACAAATTGAATTCGTGGAATAAACCACCCTTTGGTAGGGCTAAAGAACCGGAGGGAAGAAATATTCCTAAAGAAATAGTAAAAGAAAGAGGTAGAACATTTATAAGTTTAGCATTTGATGCTTATAAACAGAATAGAATTAATATCAAGGAATTATCTGATTACCTTGGTGCTAAACTGAATTACATACCTAAAATCCGCGAACATTTGTATGGCTAATGAATGAGCACAGACTTATTTAATCAAAATATTTACGTTATTGATACAAGCTCACTCATAAACCTTCAGGAAAAATTCGATTATAACAATCCAGTATTCAAAGCTATTTGGGAAGAAATTGAAGAATTAATTCTTATTGATAATTTATTGACAATAGATTTTGTTGAAAAAGAAATTATTGATGATTATCTGGGTAAAAAGGATTTTTTAATAAAATGGATGAAGCGATTTAAGCGGAGAAGAAAATTTGTTAAAAAATCTGATGAGTCAGTAATTAATGAGGCAATACCGATTATTAATAGTGAATTTAATACCGGCTTTTTTAAGAAAGAAAAAATTGAAAAAGGGAAAGATGAAGCCGACCCTTATCTTATAGCTTTCTGTAAATTAAATGGTTACATACTTATTTCTGATGAAAAGAAATTTGTATCAAATAAGATTCCAGAAGTGGCAAAGAAAAATGGAGTAAGATGTATTAATCTTTATGAATTTTTTGAAGAACGTGGTTTGAAGATGGTAAGAAAAAATAGCAGTTAGATTAAGTTATTAATTAGATTTCTACGCGGAAAAATTGAAATTCATAAAAAGAATATTTGGAAGAATAAAAAATGCATTATCTCGTAACAAAGAAATCTTAAACAATTATAAAGTTGGATTCTATGTTCCCGCAAAGTTCCAACAAACATCATTCTTAAAACCTATGATTGGGCAATTGAGCAAAGAGATAAAGGGTGTGCATTCGTTCTGGTTTTCATTCAAAAATAGAAAAAGATGTATTTGATATTTTAGTAAAGGCAGTCAACCAATTATTTTGGTACTTGCAGAGGATTATTCAAACGATGGGATAAAGGAATAATGAACTTTATCATTGAAAACCGCTTGTTAGTCGTCGGTCAATTTGCCGATAAAGTAAAAGACCAACTAATGAAACAGGAAAAAAAGAAATAATTTTATCATAGAAATTTCGAGACCAAAATATTCTTGGCTATGCAACAAAGGGTGGTAATGTAAGTCAATTAGAAATATGTTTCCAAATAAAATAATTTCATAAATTATTTATAACATATTTAGTCAATCCTTAAAAACCCCGAACAGATAAGGAAGGGATGAAAAAGATAGGGAAATCACAGATCAGTTTATTCTTTTTATAAAAGACACACTGGATCAGAAGCATCCATTATTCATATTGGAAGAAGAGCTGGAGCAGAACCAGTGAATCGGCATCTGAAGTCAGATCATAGGATGAAAAAGAAACTTTTACAAAGGGTTAGTTGGTGACTCTATAAATGTAATGCTATCTTCAAGCATATAATTTCAAAAGGATGATGAGAAAATGGAGATCATCTTTTTATTATTTTTTTATCGTCAGATTAGTTTACTATTATTTCTTTGCTATAGGCAAAGCTAGGCTATTTTCAAGAAAGTTATTTACTCACCAAAAGAAATTTGGGTTTTTAAGGGTTGACATAATAGAATTGAGACAGTGATAATTCTCCAGTTGATGTTTCTCTAAGCACTGCTTTTAATCGAACTATAATAGAATTGAAAACCAGTTGGCATTTTGCAGTTTCAAGGTCTGGTTAATAAAAACAAAAGCAAACAGCGACACTTTATGGGCAAAAACATTCGGAGGTGTAAATGATGATTATGGCTGGTCTGTAAACAAAAAACAACTGATAGTGGATTTGTAATTGGTGCTGAGAAAGATGCTGCATCTCAAAAACCTGATGTCTTGATTGTGAAAAGTAGATAAATCCTGGCAAAAGATTTGGCAGAAATTATGTGGCTCGACGTTGAAAGAAGGAGTATATTCTTTAGACAGACAAATTAGCGACTCTGGAGAAACTTACCTTGTTAGTGCCTATTGACTATGATCGGGAAACTTATTAAATTACTTTCAACAAAAGTGTACTGCCCTTTTCTTAATACTTTCTGAACTAAATTGAGTGGTTTCTGTATGCGGATTATGTTTTTAAAATTGTTAAGCAATAGTAAAATATTACTATCATAAAACGAATATCAGAGGTTTTTTTCAGCTTAATAAAAGGAGACCGTTATGAAGTTACTGTCATTTGTTCTGGTGATAACACTTTATTCCCTGCCGGGCTATTCCCAATGGGATAAGGTGGGACCTTTCGGAGGATATATTCAGGATTTAGTGACTGACAATCAGGGACGGGTACTTGCCTCAACGCCTTTTGGAGGAATCTTCAGAACCTCTGACGGCGGAAAAAACTGGGAACAAGTTTTCGGCGACTATCTAAATACTGATGTACGTTCGCTCGCGGTTAATCCGGACGGCGATATTTTCGCCGGCACAGATGCTTCCGGTTTATATCGTTCTACTGATGATGGAATAACCTGGGAATTACCTACTAATATTTTTTCTTCATCAACGCTGATTGATATTTATATTCAAACGGATGGTGATTTATACGTCGCATCATTTGACGGCATATTTAAATCCACCGATAATGGAAAGACATTTTCAAATGCAGCCAATGGAATTCCCACGAACGACATCTTTACGCTGGGAGAGTTTGGTGGTTATCTTTTTGCCGGTACTTATTTCGAGGGAATCTACCGTTCTTCAGATGAAGGTCTGAGCTGGGAACCGGCAAATAACGGATTAATTTTACCGGACTAATAGTAACTTCATTCGGTTACTTAACCAGTACAGATAAATCTGTATCCTCCGGTTATGCAGTTGCGGGAGATAAATTATATCGCACATACGATTCCGGGGATATTTGGGAATCGCTTCCTGCATCACAATTAAATTTCACTGATATACATGTAAAATCTGCAGATGTTGTGCTTGCTTCATCATATAACGGAACGATTATTCGTTCGGATGATGGCGGGAATAATTTTATAGATGTTTTTTCTACAGACGCACCTATTTCTACCCTAACAGAAGATGGTGAAGGCAATACGTTTGCAGGGACCTATGGTCCTGGCACTTATGTTTCACAAAACACTCTCGACTGGGTTCTTGAAGTAAATGTTATGACAAACACTTTTACAACATCTTTCGGAAGCAAAACGGAAGGAAGCGTAGTAAATATCTACACATCTGGCAGACATGGAATACTCGGGAAAACTTCAGACTTCGGTCAAACCTGGCAAGATATTTCGGGAGACCTGCCGTATGGATGGAACAATTTAATAGATGCAAACCCGGTTGACGGGAATCTCTACGTTTCGACAACCAATGGTGGGTTCCGTTCAATTGATGAGGGTCTTCATTGGGAAAATATTGGAATAGCGTTTACAAGCATTGCATTTAATTCTACAGGCGACACATTTCTTGGTAATGGTGCTTATGTTTATAAAGCTGACTTCGGCTCACTAACATTCGATGCACATTATGTTGCCCCAATAAATTATATAAACGAAATTGTGGTTGATGATAATGATGATATTTACCTTTCCACAACAGAGCCCATTTCGGGAATCGGGTTCGGGGTTTATTATTCCAATGATGGTGCTGAAACTTTTAATCCGATAAACACAGGTTTAACAGACCTAAACGTTGTTGCTCTCAAAAATGTAGATATATCCGGATTTGAAATTTTTGATTGTGTAAAAATGCTAGTGGCAGTTGCTCAATCGGGCAGTTACTATGTGAAGGATAATAACAACGTATGGAGCGAATTTTCAGTTGGTCTCGGATTGGGATATGTTTTTACAGACATTGCCAGTCTGAACACCGGCACAAATTTGTTAATAGATGTTGTAAGTGAAACCGGCTTTCACAGGTTAGATAATAACAATTGCAGCTTCTCCTTTAACAGTGCTCTTTTTAATATTGAATTAACAACAGCCTTTTATTGGCTGCAAATTAGTGGTTCAGGAACAGGTTACTATGGTACGAATGGCAGCGGGGTTGTTAAGCAGGCACTTGTAACATCTATTGAAAATCAAGTAACTGAGCTGCCACAACAATTCAGATTGGAACAGAACTATCCCAATCCATTTAATCCGGAAACAGTAATTAATTACGAGTTGCCGGTAAATGGAAAAGTTATATTAAAGGTCTATGATCTTCTTGGTAGAGAAGTAGCTGAATTAGTGAATGAAGAAAAATCACCAGGTAGATATGCCATAAAATTTTCCGCCAGCAGCAGAGGAAGTAATCTTTCGAGCGGAGTTTATTATTATCAATTGAGAGCCGGAACGTTTATTGGTACAAAGAAGTTTGTGATACTCAAATAAATATTTTAAGAGCATCTCTAAAAGCCTTAATTTGCGTTCTTCAAGAATCTGGTTTGGCGGCATATACTCGTATTCCGTTGCTTAAAAACTAGTTATTAGTGGAACACTTAAATCTGATGAAAAATGTGAATTGGAAAATAATATAAATCCAATTTAGGCTATTCATCCAAATAAGGTAAATTAAATGCAGTATAGAATTAATAACTACGATGTTACATCAATTATATGCAATTATTCTTAACAATTTAACAAATGGAGAAACAGTTATGAAAACCATAACGATGCTGTTACTAATTAATATATGTGCAGCTTTTATTCTTTAAAAATCGATGCAAAAACATATAAGGAAGGAATTATGCAGATTGCCGATTCCTTAGAAGTATGGTCTAAATATGATTTCGTTCCCGGTGATAAAATAATTTTTCTTGATAATCTTGAATATGAAAAGCATGGTGAATTTCCTTCTAAATGGGATCTCGTATATGGAAATGTAGAGAATGCAAAGCTCGGTGAAAACAATGTAATTGCCTTCATGAAAAATAAATCTGAAATTTCACCGTTAATGAAAACTGCAGAGTATCTGCCGGAAGTTTTTACAATAGAATTTGATATCTATTATCATAACAAAGGAAACGAAGCATATTATCTCAATCTTAAAAATCTAAATGTTATAGACATTAGAGCAAGCAAAGTTTCGCTCGGCAAATTTGAAGGTGTGCCGGATATAAGTTCATCTGGTGAAGGATGGCATCATATCGCTTTATCATTTAATAAAAGAGCATTAAAAGTTTATTTTGATCAGACGAGAGTTTTAAACATTCCTAATTTAGAAAAGAAACCGACCTCATTTACTATCTCAGCCCTTAGCCACGGCGTCGCTAAAGGGATTCCTTCAATGATAAAAAATATAAGAGTTGCGGAGGGGGGTGTCGAACTGTATGATAAGCTGATTACTGATGGGCGAATTGTTACGAGAGGAATTCATTTTGATGTTGGCAAGGCAACTATAAAACCCGAATCAATGGGAGTAATAAATGAAATTGTCATGCTGATGAAAGAACACCCGGAAATAAATTTTAACATTGAAGGACATACAGATAGCGATGGTGATGACATTTTTAATCAAACACTATCCGAGAACAGGGCGAAAGCAGTTAAAGATGTTTTGGTTAGTCTTGGAATTGATTCAGCAAGGCTTAACACAAAGGGATATGGCGAAAGCATACCTCTTAATAATAATTTAACCCCCGAAGATAAAGCAAACAACCGGAGGGTTGAGTTTGTTAAAATTTAATCGGTTACTTTTATAACATTAAACAGAGGTACAATTTGAACATATATCTTACAGAATTGTGATGAATAGTCAGTCTAAAATCTTAAAGAGCATTATGTATAAATCTACTGCATACTGCTTTGCATTTTTTGTTGACATATCTATAATTAGATCAGTTATTTTATCTCAGCGATAGTATCACTCTGAAATAAACCAATAAGGAGCAAACATGAAAAAAATAATAGTACTTTTAGCAGCATTTATATTTGCTATAAATACTTTCGGGCAGGTGGTTGAAGAATGGGTTAGCCGTTTCAATGGAGTAAGTAATGCAGTAGATGAGCCAACGGCCATGGCTGTTGATGACTCAGGGAACGTGTACATAACAGGGAGATCAACAGGTGTGGGTTCAATTGTCAATCCATGGGATATAGTTACAATTAAATATGATTCAAATGGTGTGGAAATATGGACTGCGACTTTCGGTAATGACAATAACCAAGAAGAGGCAAATGATATTAAAGTTGACAATGAGGGGAATGTTTATATAACAGGTTACAGTGTTAATGATCAACTAAATACAGATCTTCTAACAATCAAATATGATTCAAATGGTGATACTGTTTGGGTAAGAAAAAATAAGGGCCCTGCAAATGAAGGTGGTGTTGCAACAGCTATTGCAATTGATACAATTTCAGGAAGAGTATTTGTCACGGGTTCAAGTGGATTTAATAATGACTATACAACTATTGCTTATGAACCGAATGGTGCACAGTTATGGGTCTCAAGTTATGACGGACCAGGAAACAGTATTGATATTGCTTATGCAATTGTTTATCACTCAGGTGCAGTATTAGTCACAGGAAGCAGCAGAACAACAACAATGTCTCAAAGCGACGATTATCTTACAATCAAATTATCTGCGGCAACCGGTGATACCATTTGGACAAGAAGATACGATGGTTCTGGATTTTGATGAACCACAATCAATCGCCATTGACCAGGCAGGTAATGTCTACATAACAGGTTTTGGTAGCAGCAGCCCGTTTACAACTGATAGAGATTATTTAACAATAAAATATAGCACAGACGGTGATGAATTATGGGTTGCAAATTACAACAACGGAAGTACTGATGAAGCGAGTTCAGTTGCTGTTGATAACTCCGGTAATGTTTATGTAACAGGGGTAAGTGGTGGATTTGGGAATGATTATGCAACAATAAAATATAATTTATCCGGAGTGGAGCAGTGGGTAAAACGATACCATGGCGGCGTACCCTTTAGCTCTAATTTCGATGCGGCAAGTGCATTAACTGTTGATGAAAATTCAAATGTCTATGTTACAGGTTCGAGTGTGGTGGGATTAAGCACCAACGATGCTGATTTTTTTACAATTAAATATAGTAGTGATGGCGACTCATTGTGGACTGCAAGATACAATGGACCCGGTAATGGGGGTGATGGAGGGATAGATATTGTATCGGATAATTTTGGGAATATATATGTAATTGGAACTAGTATAGGTATTGGAACTGCATCGGATTATACTCTAATAAAATATAAGCAAACTCCTGTCAGCGGGCTTGATGCTAAAACCGGAAACATTCTGATAGGGTATAATCTATCAAACAATTATCCAAATCCGTTTAATCCAACAACAAAAATAAAATACACAATTCCTTCAAACGTCAAAAGTCAAACGTCAAATGTGAGTTTGAAAGTTTATGATATACTTGGAAATAAAGTTGCTGAGCTTGTGAACGAAAACAAACCTGCAGGTGAATATGAAATTTTATTTGATGCATCCGAATTGCCAAGCGGGATATATCTCTACCAGTTGCGAGCTGGAGATTTTGTCGTATCGAAAAAAATGACGTTAATCAAATAGCTTAACTTTAATAAAATTCATCTTTAACATTTAATAATATAATAAAAATATATTGTGAGGATGCAGAATGAAAACCAAATCAATTTCATTATTTTTTATTTTTCTTTTGAGTTTACCAAGTTCTCTCCTTTGGAGCCAGAATTTTCAGCTGGAATGAGAATTCCCAGATAGGCTTAGATACGTGGGCAATATAGATGGCGATGGTATCGGGAAATTTGCGTTTGAAGATGAGGACAGCCTGAGAACAACTTTTTTATGACGGCAAATCTCATAATATAAAATGGACTATTGATGGTCGGGATTTTCAATCTGAGTTGTACTATGCTGAAAGGGCCAGCGCTGTACCTAAATAGTCCTCCCTTAAAAAGCGGAATAAGTTGTTAAAGTAGAAAAAACAAATAAAAAAAGTGAAAAAGATTTGGTTTAAAACACAAGATTTAAATAATTTAGATTAAAAACCTTGCAAATTATTACGATAAAAAAGACAGAAAAGAAATCACAGATCAGTATGTTCTTCTCATTGAAGGATACCTTGGATCAGAAGCATCCGTTATTCATATTGGAAGAAAAAATTAACTGGCAGCAGTTAGAAGATGCTTTCAGTCCTCTTTATTGTTCAGATAATGGACGACCGGCTCTGCCAATACGATTGATGGTGGGGTTATTGATATTAAAACATCTTCGTAATATTTCAGATGAAAGTGTGGCAGTTACTACTTAAGCTGAAAGAAACTTTTCAATTAAATCGATTTAGTCATTATAAAATATAATATCCCCGTGGGATAGCACATCTCTTCGGGAATGATTTATAAATTGCTGAATTGTTTAATTGCTGAATTGCCGGGTTTAATTTTTCATTTTTCATTATTCATTTTTAATTGCCTTCGTGTTTAATATTTTCTTTTACTAAAAGATTATCATTTGCATATCTGCCCTCGATTAAATTTAAAAAAAATAAAATTGCTTAATGAAATTTAAATTGCCCAAACTTTTGGGGTAAATTATCCTAGAACCTCTTTTGATGCTTTAAGCAGATTTAAGTTTGCGTTACCAAATCCTACTGAGCAAAAAAGTATTGGTAATGTATTATTCAAGTTAGAGGATAAAATAATCACTCATAATTGCTATAGAAATCAATTGAGAGATATATTTAGTTCTATGCTTAATCAACTTATGACAGGTCAAATCCGGGTTATAGATATTGAATTCAAAGAAGTTGAGAAAGTACGCTAAAAATAAAGCATTTCTGGCTCATAAATAGCCATAATTTGCTTTGTGGCTCACATATAGCTACATTTGAGCCGCAAATATATTTGTGATTCATAAGTGAGCTAAAAAAAATGAAACCTTATAAACCTGAAAATCTTCCACTGCAGAATTTGGAATGGCAGCATCTGATCAGTTTAATAAGCGAAGCAAACAGGAAGTTAGCCCGCTACGATGGAATTCTGCAGACAATGCCAAATCCGTTATTGCTCCTTTCACCTCTCACAACACAAGAAGCAGTTCTCTCATCGCGTATTGAAGGGACACAAGCTACATTAGAAGAAGTCCTGAAATTTGAAGCTGATCCAAAAGCAGAAACAAAAAAGTATGATGACATTCAGGAAGTGATCAATTACAGAAAGGCAACTGCCGTAACCGTGGAAGAAATGAAAAAAAGACCGATCAGCCTTAACCTGATAAAAAATATGCATTCGGTTTTGCTGCAAAGTGTTAGAGGTGAAAACAAAGCACGCGGTGAATTCAGAAAAATTCAAAACTGGATTGGTAAACCGGGAAGCACAATTGAAGAAGCAAGTTTTGTTCCTCCAGATCCAAATGAGTTGATGAAAGGATTGGATAATTTTGAGAAATATATTCACTATGAGGAAAAAGACAGACTAGTTCAACTTGCAATTATTCACGCTCAGTTTGAAATATTACATCCATTCCTTGACGGCAACGGAAGGATTGGGAGGATTTTAATTCCGCTATTCTTTTTTGAGAAAAAAATACTCAACACACCGATGTTTTATATAAGTGCTTTCTTCGATTCCAACAGGGACGAATATTATGATAAACTAAAAGCTGTAACTGATAATAAGAATTGGGAAGGATGGATAAAGTTTTTCCTGAAAGGTGTTATTCACCAATCGGAGAAAAACATTGATAAAGCAAAATCAATCTTGCAGTTATATAATAAGATGAAAGAAAAAATGATAAGTGTAACGCATTCACAGTATTCAATAAAGGTACTGGACAACTTATTTAATATGCCTGTTTTTTCATCAACTGACTTTATTAAGAATTCAAATATTCCGAAAGCAAGCGCTAAGAGAATTTTAAACCGGCTTGAAGAAGCTGGAACAATTAAGATTCTTACTCAGGGGAGTGGAAGGAAGCCTACACTTTACATTTTCCGTCAACTAATTGAGATAGCTAATGAGTAAATTATTTGCAGAGAGATAGGATAAATGCAATGGGAGCTGTTCGTCAAATGATGGATTATGATTTTTTATGATTGATAAATTGCTGAATTGCTAAATTGTTTAATTGCCGGGTTTAATTTTTAATTTTTCATTATTCATTTTTAATTGCCTTCGTGTTTAATATTTTCTTTTACTAAAAGATTATCTTTTGCATATTTGCCCTCGATTAAATTCAAAAAAAAATAAATAACTGCTTAATGAAATTTAAACCGCCCAAACTTCACAACCAGATAATCGCTGCGCTGATTCTTGGGGCTGTGTTCGGTTCGATATTTAATATTAAAAAGGATGTGCTTGTTATTGAGTACATAAAAGATAAAAAAACCGTCACTGAAAAAATTGAGAGGTGGCAGAATTTTATTTTGGTGAATCCCGCCGAATCGGATTCTCTCTTTTTTGATTCTAAGCAGCAGCTTTTGATTATAAATTCTTTAAGTAAAATTTCAGAATCAAATCAACAATCAGAAGCAATTGTTTCATCCTTTATCGCTGATCAGAAATTAATTCCTTCAAAGCATTTTTATAATATTACTTCTATCAGTAAAGAAACGACGATTCCATCAGACATCAAATGGATTGGTGATATTTTTATCCGTCTCTTAAATATGATAGCTGTTCCGCTTGTGCTGGCTTCGCTTGTTGTGGGTGCAGCAAGTCTTGGAGATATAAAAAAGTTTGCACGAATCGGCGGAAAAACAATTTCACTATATATTTTTACCACCGCCCTTGCAATTTCTATCGGATTGATTTTAGCAAATGTCATTCAACCCGGTACGCGAATGCCTGCTGAGACGAAAACATCTTTGCTTTCTGTTTATGGGCAAGAAGCTCAAAGTAAAATGAATCTTCAAGGGAATTTCAGTTTAATAGATCAGGTTGTTAATCTCGTTCCGAAAAACCCAATTACTGCATTAGCAAACAGTGAAATGATTCAGATAGTTTTCTTTGCTGTTTTTCTCGGTTTGGTTTTAAGTCTGATCAGTAAAGAAAAATCAGAGCCTGTCATAAAATTTTTTGATGGACTCAGTGAATCAATGATCAAAATGGTTGACATCATTATGCTGATTGCACCGCTTGGAGTTTTCGCTTTAATCTCTGCAACAATCAGCGAGTTTGGTTTTGATATACTGCAAACTTTATTCTGGTATGCTGTAACTGTTTTGCTTGGATTGTTAATTCAGACATTCGGTGTTTATGCTTTGTTCATAAAGTTTTTCAGCAAGTTTAACGTGAGTACATTTTTTAAGGGGATCAGAAGAGTTCAAACGATTGGGTTCAGCACTAGTTCATCTGCGGCAACTTTGCCTGTAAACATTGAGTGCTGCCATGAAAATTTGGGGATATCCAAATCAATAACAAGTTTCGTTTTGCCTCTTGGTGCTACAATTAATATGGACGGCACTGCTCTTTATCAGGGGGTGGCGGCAGTATTTATTGCACAGGTTTTTGGAATTGATCTGAGTTTAACTCAACAGCTCGCTATTGTATTTACCGCAACACTTGCATCAATCGGAACCGCACCTGTGCCGGGAGTAGGAATTATTATGTTAATCATTATTTTAAAGGCAGTTGGAATTCCAGAAGAAGGAATTGCTTTGATAATTGGAATTGACAGAATACTTGATATGTGCCGCACGGTAACTAATGTAACTGGCGATGCGATGGTGGCAGCAGTAATTGCTACTTCGGAAAAAGAAGAAATAAAGGTTGATTTGAGTGAAGCTTAAAAATTTAGGATGGTTGATTGGACGTTTTAGCAGATAACTTATCCCAAACCTTCTCCACGTAAGCGGGATCTTCGACTTACAGAGAGAGGGACTTTAAATATGAAATTAGAATTGATCTTTTAAATCCAAATAAAGGAGTTAGTTGATGAGTGAAAATAACAATCGAGAGCAATGGGGTAGCAGGATAGGTCTTATTTTAGCTGTTGCAGGAAATGCTATCGGGCTGGGAAATTTTTTACGGTTTCCGGTTCAAGCGGCACAAAACGGCGGCGGCGCTTTTATGATTCCATATTTTATTTTCTTTTTGATACTCGGAATTCCATTAATGTGGATTGAGTGGGGAATAGGAAGACACGGCGGAAGGTTTAATCATGGCAGCGCTCCCGGAATGTTTGATGTTCTCTGGAAAAATAAAGCTGCAAAATATTTTGGTGCTGTTGGTTTGTTCATCTCACTTGTCATAATGATTTATTATACTTATATCGAATCGTGGACGCTTGGTTTCAGTTTCTTCTCAATCACAAAATTATACTTTGATGAAACAAGTTTCGATACAATGAAAAACTTTTTGTACAGTTATCAAGGCAGGGAGGCGGGGACACATTTCGATTCTC from the Ignavibacteriales bacterium genome contains:
- a CDS encoding dicarboxylate/amino acid:cation symporter; amino-acid sequence: MKFKPPKLHNQIIAALILGAVFGSIFNIKKDVLVIEYIKDKKTVTEKIERWQNFILVNPAESDSLFFDSKQQLLIINSLSKISESNQQSEAIVSSFIADQKLIPSKHFYNITSISKETTIPSDIKWIGDIFIRLLNMIAVPLVLASLVVGAASLGDIKKFARIGGKTISLYIFTTALAISIGLILANVIQPGTRMPAETKTSLLSVYGQEAQSKMNLQGNFSLIDQVVNLVPKNPITALANSEMIQIVFFAVFLGLVLSLISKEKSEPVIKFFDGLSESMIKMVDIIMLIAPLGVFALISATISEFGFDILQTLFWYAVTVLLGLLIQTFGVYALFIKFFSKFNVSTFFKGIRRVQTIGFSTSSSAATLPVNIECCHENLGISKSITSFVLPLGATINMDGTALYQGVAAVFIAQVFGIDLSLTQQLAIVFTATLASIGTAPVPGVGIIMLIIILKAVGIPEEGIALIIGIDRILDMCRTVTNVTGDAMVAAVIATSEKEEIKVDLSEA